A genomic region of Pongo pygmaeus isolate AG05252 chromosome 7, NHGRI_mPonPyg2-v2.0_pri, whole genome shotgun sequence contains the following coding sequences:
- the ANXA13 gene encoding annexin A13 isoform X1: MGTNEAAIIEILSGRTSDERQQIKQKYKATYGKELEEVLKSELSGNFKKTALALLDRPSEYAARQLQKAMKGLGTDESVLIEVLCTRTNKEIIAIKEAYQRLFDRSLESDVKGDTSGNLKKILVSLLQANRNEGDDVDKDLAGQDAKDLYDAGEGRWGTEELAFNEVLAKRSYKQLRATFQAYQILIGKDIEEAIEEETSGDLQKAYLTLVRCARDCEGYFAEHLYKSMKGAGTDEETLIRIIVTRAEVDLQGIKAKFQEKYQKSLSDMVHSDTSGDFRKLLVALLH; the protein is encoded by the exons GGACCAATGAAGCAGCCATCATTGAAATCTTATCGGGCAGGACGTCAGATGAGAGGCAACAAATCAAGCAAAAGTACAAGGCAACGTACGGCAAG GAGCTGGAGGAAGTACTCAAGAGTGAGCTGAGTGGAAACTTCAAGAAGACAGCGTTGGCCCTTCTGGACCGTCCCAGCGAGTACGCCGCCCGGCAGCTGCAGAAGGCTATGAAGGGTCTGGGCACAGATGAGTCCGTCCTCATTGAGGTCCTGTGCACGAGGACCAATAAG GAAATCATCGCCATTAAAGAGGCCTACCAAAGGC TATTTGATAGGAGCCTCGAATCAGATGTCAAAGGTGATACAAGTGGAAACCTAAAAAAAATCCTGGTGTCCCTGCTACAG GCTAATCGCAATGAAGGAGATGACGTGGACAAAGATCTAGCTGGTCAGGATGCCAAAGATCTGTATGAT GCAGGGGAAGGCCGCTGGGGCACTGAAGAGCTTGCCTTCAATGAAGTCCTGGCCAAGAGGAGCTACAAGCAGTTAAGAGCCACCTTTCAAGCCTATCAAATT CTCATTGGCAAAGACATAGAAGAAGCCATTGAAGAAGAAACATCAGGCGACTTGCAGAAGGCCTATTTAACTCTCG TGAGATGTGCCCGGGACTGCGAGGGCTATTTTGCTGAACATCTGTACAAGTCGATGAAGGGTGCGGGGACCGATGAGGAGACGTTGATTCGCATAATCGTGACCAGGGCCGAG GTGGACCTTCAGGGCATCAAAGCAAAGTTCCAAGAGAAGTATCAGAAGTCTCTCTCTGACATGGTTCACTCAGACACCTCTGGGGACTTCCGGAAACTGCTAGTAGCCCTCTTGCACTGA